A window of Chloroflexota bacterium genomic DNA:
GGGAAACAGCGGGGTTACCAATGGCGCTACGGCTTTGGCAACATGTTCCTGCTCGACGACGATGATCGAATCGTGCGGTGGGGACACACCGGGGAAGAGGATGGGGTAAGTTGCCGGGTGTATTATTATCCGCTACAGGATCTGGAGCTGGTTGTCCTGGGCAACCAGAGTTGGTGTTCTGGCGAACTGGTTTGGGACATACACGATTTGATTTTCAGGGAGTGACTGGTGCTTTATTTTACTTCTCTTCCTGCGTACTGGCGTTTATAGTATTCCTTGTAGTGGTCGCCGCTCTTGATCTTGCGCCACCACCATTCATTCTCCCTGTACCAGGTCACCGTATTGATGATAGCTTCCTCGCAGGTGTGGCGACTTTCCCAACCTAATTCCTCCAACTTTTTTACATCCAGGGCATAACGCCGATCATGTCCGGGCCGATCGGTGACCGGTTGGAGAAGGCTATAGGGTTTTCCCAGGGTATCCAGGATAAGATGGGCCATGTCGATGTTGCGCATCTCACTGCCCGTTCCTACGTTATAGATTTCACCAATCTGTCCGCGGTGGAGTACCAGGTTGACCCCCTCGCAGTGGTCAAAGACAAACTGGTAGTCGCGCATTTGCCTGCCGTCGCCATAGAGGGGCAAGGGCAGATCGTCGATCGCATTGGTGGTGAAGAGGGGCACGACTTTTTCCGGATACTGGTATGGACCCACGTTGTTCGACCCGCGGGTAAGGGTTACCGGCGTTCCGAAACTGGTGTAATAGGCCAGACACATCAGATCACCGCCCGCCTTACTGGCTGAATAAGGACTGCGGGTGTGAAGGGGATCTTCCTCGGTCGAACGACCTTCCAGAATCTGGCCATATACCTCATCGGTACTGATCTGATGATAGCGCCCTACATTGAACTTGCGTGCCGCTTCCAGCAGGACATACGTACCGAATACGTCTGTTTTCAGGAATTCGTCAGGCTCCATCAAAGAGCGATCCACATGGGTGGCCGCCGCGAAGTTGACGATCGTGTCGATGCTGTAAGTTTGCATGGCTTGATCGACGGCGTCGGCGTCGCAGAT
This region includes:
- the rfbB gene encoding dTDP-glucose 4,6-dehydratase encodes the protein MRNIMITGGAGFIGSNFVRYLLDKYPDYQVLVFDKLTYAGNLDNLLDVKNDPRYSFVQADICDADAVDQAMQTYSIDTIVNFAAATHVDRSLMEPDEFLKTDVFGTYVLLEAARKFNVGRYHQISTDEVYGQILEGRSTEEDPLHTRSPYSASKAGGDLMCLAYYTSFGTPVTLTRGSNNVGPYQYPEKVVPLFTTNAIDDLPLPLYGDGRQMRDYQFVFDHCEGVNLVLHRGQIGEIYNVGTGSEMRNIDMAHLILDTLGKPYSLLQPVTDRPGHDRRYALDVKKLEELGWESRHTCEEAIINTVTWYRENEWWWRKIKSGDHYKEYYKRQYAGREVK